The DNA window ACCGCCGTGTCGATCCGCAGGGCGGCGGCGATGTCCTGAAGCGTCGACACCTTGTCCAGCGACCGGACACCCCGCTCCACCTTGTCCACCCAGCTCTTCGACTTGCCCAGCCGGTCGGCCAGCATCTGCTGGGAGAGCTTGCGCCGACCACGCCAGTACGCCACCCGCCGGCCGATCGGCAGCAGGTCACTGCTGTCCACGGCGCCACCGCCGGTCCGGCACCGCCCGGGTCGTGTCCTCGGCCGGTATTCGATCCGCCTCGGCCTGCTGGAGAAGCCGCTGACGGGCGGCCTCCCGCTCCGCCTTCTGGACTTCCTCGCCTCGGCGTCCCGACGGGGCCTTCTCGCTCATCCCTACCTCCGCTGGCAGGGGCGTGACGGCATGCTCGGTTAAGGACCGCGACCGCCGCGCCCGACCTCCAGGCGGGTCACCTGGGTAACTCCGCCCTGGTCACAGCATCGAGGGATCGGCCGGTTACCTAAAGGTGCCGCGTGTCCGCTGGACGAACGGGTTGTCCGCTGTCAGGACGCGGGCCGGTACGCCTCGTAGACCTCGCGAAGCGTCGACACCTCTGACGCGCCGGTCTGCTCGACCCGCCGGAGCACCTCTCGCGCCCGCCACCAGTTTGAAGGCACCACCCGTCCGGAGCGGATCGCCTCGACGGCGACCGCACTGGCTTCGTCGGGCTGATCAGACGCGACCAACGCCAGGGCCAGGTCGAGACGCGCGGAAGCGGAGCGTCTAGGGCGGTCGCCACCGTCCCCGCGCGGATCCAACTCCGCCAACACGACCCGGGCGACCTGCTCCGCAGCCGGATCGCCCGCCCAGGACAACGTCGTCGCCGTGTACGCCAACGCTTTCGTCGGGTCGTACCGGTAGTGATGCTCGGCCCGCTGCGGCACGGCCAGGTTCGCGGTCGCCCGCTCCAAACGGTCCAACGCACGGCGGGTCAGCCGGACATCACCGACGCGTGCCCAGCCCCGCGCCTCCTGCGCCGTCGCCTGGATGTGCGCCGAGCTTCCCCGAGGCGCCACCCGCTGGGCCTGCTGCGCCAGTGCGATCGCCGGCCGGTGCTCGCCCCGGGTGAGGTGGTCCCACGCCCGGGTCTCCAGGCACCACGCCTGCATCTCCGCATGCTCGCCGTGATCGGCGAGCTTGGCAGCGGCAGCCAGATGCGCCCCGGCCGCTGAACGCTGCTGAAGGTCGATGTGCACCGTCGCCCGCAGCACGGTCAGCCAACCGCCGGCAACGATCAGACTCCGCCGCTGCGCAACGGTGCCCCGGCCGTCGAGCAGCCGACCCACGTACGCCAGATGCCGGCGCACCGCCGGAAGCAGGTCCACCGGGCGGGTGGTCGCGTACGCACTCGCCAGATCGTCGACGCCCGCCTCGATCCGGCTCAGCGTCTCGGCGCTCACATCACTGGCGCGCACCCGAGCCAGCAGCTCATCTGCCTCCGCGTCGTGGTCGACGGGCTGATCGACAAGCCGTACGAGTGCCCCACCAGCCTGAAGAATCTCATCAAGGTGCCGGGCCGTTTCGGGCGTCGGAGCCTTGACGCCGGTCTCCAGGTCGTGCAGATGGCTCTTACCCCGGTGGGCGAGCTGCCCGAGCGCCCGCAGAGACAGCCCACGGTCGGTACGCAGGGTCCGCAACCGAGCCCCGAAACGCGGATCGACGTGCGACACAACGACGCTCCAAGCGTTAGAGGAGGACGCGCCACCACATCGGAAGGTACACCGGAGCGCCACGCTATGTAATGCCACGCTGACCTGATCGCGAGCGACCTTGACTCAGTCGTGTCCGGAACGTGGTCGGTTCGGTGCGGGGGATCAATACCTGACGCCTTCGTCGCCAAGCTGAAGAACAGCTCCCGTCCGGTCGATCACTCCGTCCTCGGCGGGGCGTTCGCGGACGAACCCGGCCATCGAGCGTGGATCGACGTGCGGCTCGTCGAGGGGAGCGGTGCGACCCGCGAGGTGACGCTCTCCCTGGCGGGCCGCGACCGAGCCTGGCGGGTCTGCGGAGACACATTCATCTAGGCCAGGACGTGGGGCGCATCGGCGGCGAGGACATCGCCGACCTGTGCGGCTACTCCGGCGTAATCGCTCAGTTGGTCACCCAGAAAGCACAGAGGGCACATCCATAGATCGGATGTGCCCTCTTACCTCTGTCGGGGTGGCCGGATTCGAACCGACGACCTCTTCGTCCCGAACGAAGCGCGCTACCAAGCTGCGCCACACCCCGAGGCGTGCCGACAAATAGTAGCCCACCCGCCCCCGTGGTCAAACTCGGTACCCCCCGCCTGCCTCGGCACCTGGATCTTGGTACGAATCCGCCCCGCCATGAGCGCGGATCCGTACCAAGATCGCCGGAGGCGGGCCCGGGTCAGCGGGAGATCAGGGTCAGGATGCTCGCCTCCGGCCGGCACGCGAAGCGGATCGGCGCGGTCGGGTGGGTGCCCAGGCCGGCGGAGACGTGCAGCCACGAGTCCGAGCCGGGCCAGCGGTGCAGGCCGCGGGCCATCGACCGGGGCAGCCCGCAGTTGGTCACCAGCGCGCCGTAGCCGGGCACGCAGACCTGCCCGCCGTGGGTGTGCCCGGCCAGCAGCAGCCCGAAGCCGTCGGCGGCCATCCGGTCCAGCACGGCCGGCTCCGGGGAATGGGCCAGGGCGATCGACAGCGCGGCGGAGTCACCGGCCGGCCCGGCCACCGCGTCGTAGTCGTCCCGCTCGATGTGCGGATCGTCCACGCCGACCAGTTCGATCTCCCGGCCACCGGCCTTGAGCGTGGTGCGCGCGTTGTTCAGGTCGGCCCAGCCGGCACCGGTGAGGATGCCGCGCAGTTCCTCGTACGGCAGCGGCACGCCCTCGGTGTACTCCCGGTCGGGCAGGAAGTAGGCGAACGGGTTCTTCAGCACCGGCCCGGTGTAGTCGTTGGAGCCGAACACGAACGCGCCGGGCAGATCGAGCAACGGCTGGAGGGCCCGCAGCACGCCGGGCGCCGCCTCCGGGTCGGCCATGTTGTCGCCGGTGACCACCACCAGGTCCGGGTCGAGCGCGGCCAGCGAGGCCACCCAGTCCTGCTTGCGCCGCTGGTTGGGCATCATGTGCAGGTCCGACAGGTGGAGCACCCGCAGCGGTTCGGCGTCGGTCGGGAGCACCGGCACGTCATAGCGGCGCAGGGTGAACAGGTTGCGCTCGACGAGCGACGCGTAGGCCAGGGTCGCCGCGCCGAAGGCGGCGGTGCCGGCCGCGAGCCGGAATAGTGTGCGCTTTCGCATGGTGTTCAGGGTAGTTTCACCGTCCATGAGCACGCTGAAGGACCGTCTCACCACCGACATGCGCGCCGCTCTCAAGGCGCGCGACGAGCTGACCACGTCCACGCTGCGGATGGCCCTCGCGGCCGTCGGCAACGCGGAGGTGGCCGGCCGCGAGAAGCGCGAGCTCAGCGACGACGAGGTGCTCGCGGTGCTGACCAAGGAGGCGAAGAAGCGGCGCGAGGCGGCCACCGCGTTCGCCGACGCCGGGCGCGCCGAGCAGGCCGGCAAGGAGACCGCCGAGGGTGAGGTGCTGGAGCGCTACCTGCCGAAGCAGCTCTCCGACGACGAGCTGGCCGAGCTGGTCTCGGGGGCGCTCGCGGCGGGCGGCTTCACCGGCAAGGCGCAGATGGGCCCGGCGATGAAGGCGGCCCAGGCCGCGGTGGCCGGTCGGGCCGAGGGTGGTCGGGTGGCCGCGGAGGTACGCCGCCAGCTCGGTCTCTGACCGCCGGACGGGGACGGAACGGGCGGGCACCCGCTGGGGTGCCCGCCCGTCGTCGTTGCTCTCCGGTCAGCCGCGGCGTCCCGGCCGGCCGTTGCCCGGGTTGGCCGGTCCGGTGGCGTCGCCGGGTTTCGGCGCGCCCTGCCCGGAGCTGACCTCGATCAGGACCACGCCGCCCTTGATGGTGCGCCCGTCCGGGCTGGTGCCGGCCGCGGTGCCGGCGGGGCACTCGGACGGCACCTTGTTGCTGGACACCACCGGCTCGAAGCCGGCGCCGCTGATCCGCGACTTGGCGGCATCCACCGACTGGCACTTCACGCCCGGGATCGAGCGCTGGTCACCCATGACGATCTTGCCGTCCGGCGGGGTGAAGTTCTTCCGTTCCTTGCCCTTCATGGCGTCGCGCAGCGTCTCGTAGACCGCCGGGTTGATGCCCTGGGGCGTCTCGTTGTGGAGCATCTTCTGGGTGGTCTGCGCCCAGTCCGGGTCGGCCATGATGCCGGCCACCGCGTACTGCTTGGTCATGGCGACCAGCGCGGAGGTCTTGTCGCCGTCGGTGGTGCCGGACTTGCCGGCGACCGGCGCCTTGACGATGCCGCGGACGTTGCCGGCGGTGGCGGAGGGGCCGCACTTCGACGTGTCGGAGTGGTCGCCGACCGGGCAGCGGGCCGCGTCCACTGCGGCGCGCGCCACCTCGGTGCTGACCCGCTGCTCGCAGTGCGGGTTGGCGATGTCGAGCTTGTTGCCGTCCGGTCCGCGGATCTCCTGCACCGGGATCGGCTCGCAGTATTTCCCGTCGGCGGCCAGCGTGGCGTACGCGTTGGCCAGCTCGAGTGGGGTGGTCTGCGAGACGCCGAGGCTGAACGCGCCCCACTGGTGCGGGTTGGCGGCGAGCTTGGCGTCCTCGGACGAGCGGAAGCTGATGCCGAGCTTCTGCGCCGCCTTGACCGCGTTCTCCGCGCCGACCCGTTGCTGGAGGTCGATGAAGAACGTGTTGACCGAGAAGCTGAAGCCGCTCCACATGGTATGCGTGCCGGCCATCGACTTGCTGGCGTTCTGCGGGCAGTACTTGTTGGTGCCCTTGCAGGCGGCCGGGGAGTTGACCTCGACCGGGTAGTCGGACTTGAACTGCTGCGGCGCGTTGATGGTGTAGCTGAGCGGGTAGCCCCTCTCCAGCGCGGCCACCAACGTGAAGATCTTGAAGGTCGAGCCGGCCTGGTAGCCGGAGATGCCCGGGCCGCCGGTGACCAGCGGGTTCACCGTGTTCGGGTAGTTGCCCCGGATCTTCTTCTTGGCCTTCTTCGGGTCGCTGGAGATCTTGTTCTGCGGGTTCTTCGGGTCGTCGATCTTGAACTTCCGGTTCACCGCGACGGCCCGGACCCGGCCGCTGCCGGGCTCGATCACGGCCACCATCCGGGCCGCCTTGCTGCTCTCGCTCAGATGGTTGCGGACGGCCTTGTCGGCGGCCTTCTGCGCCTGCACGTCCATGCTGGTCACGATGGTGTAGCCGCCGCTCTTCAGCCGCCGCTCGCGGTCGTACGAGGTGGCGCCGAACGTCTCCTGCTGGAGCCACCAGCGGTAGAAGTAGTCGCAGAAGAAGCCCCAGGAGTTGGTGGCCGCCTGCACGCAGCCGTTCGGCGTGCGCTTGTCCTTCACCACCAGCTTGATCTTCTTGGCGGCGTCCGCCTCGGCCTGGTTGATCGCGCCGATCTGCACCATGTTCTGGATGACGTAGTCGCGCCGCCCGACCGCCTCCGGGTAGCCGGCCTTGGTGGTCGGGTCGAACGAGGTCGGCGCCTTGACCAGGCCGGCGAGCATCGCCGACTCCTGGATGTCGAGCTTGCTCGGCAGCTTGCCGAAGTAGACCTGACTGGCGGCGAAGATGCCGTACGCGCCGTTGCCGAACGCGGCGATGTTCAGGTAGCGCTCCAGGATTTCGTCCTTGGAGAGTTCCTTGTCGACCTGGAGCGCCAGGCTCATCTCGCGCAGCTTGCGGGCGCTGGTGTCCTCGGTGGCGGCGACCACGTCGGCCGGGTGGGTGGCCGAGTAGGAGATGGCCAGCCGGACGTACTGCATGGTGAGCGTGGACGCGCCCTGCTGCGAGGAGCCGGCGGACTGGTTGTTGACGAACGCCCGGGCGACGCCGTTGAGGTCCACGCCGTTGTGCTTGTAGAAGTCGTGGTCCTCGGCGGCGACGATGGCCTTGCGCATGAACGGCGAGATGTCCTTGAGCTTGACGTCCTTGCGGTTCTCGTCGTACATGGTGGCCAGCGGCGTCTTGCCGTCCGAGGCGTAGACGTTGGTGATCTGCGGGGCCCGGGCCACCGTCAGCTCCTTGGGCAGCGCGCCGAACGTCTCGGCGCCGGCCTTGGCGGCCAGGCCGGACATCGCCACCGCGGGGAAGGCCGCCGCGGCCACCACCACACCGGCCAACAGGCCGCAGATCAGCAGCGATGCGGCGTTGGTAAAGACGTTGTGGTCACGTTTCCGCATCCAGGTCACCTCGACAGGGTACGCGAGCAGGGATCGGCGGGCGCATGGGGAAGTTTCCCCATTTCCATCACGCGCCGGCCTCGTTGTGCTAAACGCGCGGCCCCCGGTTCGGGGTTGCGTGAGATCCACAGAAGTTCCTTCAAACAGCCGCGTTTTGCCGTACCGGGGTCGGGTAGACGGCGGCGAAGGCCCGGGAAGCCGGGTATGTCCGGAACAATGGATTTTGCCGACAACGTTGCGTAATCGAGTGACTACGCAGCATGATGGTGACGGCGATCGCAGTCACCTGTCGTCCGTGCCGCCTTGGGGAGGCCGGCCGGGACGACCGGGGGGAAGTTCGGGGGCTGCTCGCGCGAAGTCGGTAGGTACTGCAAGGGGGGACGTGTACAGATGGGCATGATCACTGACTGGCCGTCGCTGGCGGCGTGTCAGAACGGGGACCCGGACGCGTTGTTCGTACAGGGCGCCGAACAGAACGTGGCGAAGAGGATCTGCCGGAGCTGCCCAGTTCGGTACGAGTGCCTGGCTGACGCGCTCGACAACCGGATCGAGTTCGGCGTGTGGGGCGGCATGACCGAACGCGAACGCCGCGCGTTGCTGCGCCGTCACCCGCAGGTGACCAGTTGGCGCAAGATGTTCGAGGCGGCGATGAGGAAGAACGCCAAGGAGAAGGCCGGCAAGGACAAGGTCCTGGTCACCACCGCGACCTGACCGTCACGGCCGGCTGATCGCCTCGCCGATCGTCCGCAGCCCGTCGACGTCGTGCACGTCGGCGGGCTGCGCCGTCACCGACACCGCCGGCACCGCCGGGAACGCCTCGGTGAACCGGGCCGCCACCCGCCGCTCCCGGTCCGCCTGTCGGGCCAGCGTGGCGTGCGCGCGCAGCACCTCGACCGTGCTCTCGTGCCCGCCGGCGGTCGCCAACCGCTCCGCGGCGGCCAGGCTCTCCGCCGCGCCCAACTCCGACGCCGCCGGCTCGTGCACCCGGTTGAGCACCAGCCCGGCCAGCGGCATCCGCTCGTCGCGCAGCCGGCCGGCGAAGTAGGCGGCCTCCCGGACCGCGTCCGGCTCCGGCGCCGCGACCAGCAGGAACGCCGTCTCTCCGGCCTGCAGGATCTGGTACGTCTGCTCGGCCCGCTGCCGGAACCCGCCGAACATCGAGTCGAGTGCGGCGACGAAGCCGGACAGGTCGGTGAGCAGTTGGGCGCCGAGCACCTTCTGCACCACCTTGGAGAACATCCCGAAGCTCGCCGTCACCAGGCTGAACATGCTCCGCCCACCGCTGCGCGCCGGGGCCAGCAGCAGCCGCAGCATCCGGCCGTCGAGGAACCGCGACAGCCGGGCCGGCGCGTCGAGGAAGTCGAGCGCGGAACGCGACGGCGGCGTGTCCACCACGATCAGGTCCCAGTCGCCCCGGGCGTGCAACTGCCCCAGCTTCTCCATCGCCATGTATTCCTGCGTGCCGGCGAAGGTGGAGCTCATGGCCTGGTAGAAGGGGTTGGCGAAGATCTCCGCCGCCTTCGCCGGGTCGGTGTGCTGGAGCACCACGTCGTCGAACGTGCGCTTCATGTCGAGCATCATGGCGTGCAGCTCGCCGCCGCTGGCCTCGACGTCGATGCCCTTGACCTGCCGGGGCGTGTTGTCCAGCTCGGTCAGGCCGAGCGACTGGGCCAACCGGCGGGCCGGGTCGATGGTGAGCACCACCGTCCGCCGGCCGTGCCGCTCGGCCGCCCGCAGCGCCAGCGCCGCGGCGGTGGTCGTCTTGCCCACGCCGCCCGCACCGCAGCAGACCACGATCCGCACGCCCGGGTCGGCGAGGATCTGGTCGACGTCCAGCGGAGGCGCCGCGTCTTCGGAAGGCACCAATCGAGCGTATCGGTCCCGAGGGGCTCTCTGCTCCGTGCCGGCCGCAGGTGTGAGTCAATCCGCCCGGACGAGCGCCTCGGCGAGCGTCGCCAACCCGGCCCGGTCGACCCCGTCGGGGAGCAGCGGCAACTCGGTCAGGGGCAGGCCCAGCTCCACCAGGTCACCGCGGAGCGAGTCCTCCAGCTCTCGGCGTACCCGCTGGTCGCGGGCCTCCTCGGCGAGGCCGGCCGCGGTCCGGGCGTCGGCGGGCAGGCCGGCGGCGGCCAAGCCCCGCCTCAGCTCGGCCGCGGTCACCGCGCGGCCGGCGGGCACCGGCGGGCGGACCCCGTTGACGATGACCCGGCCGACCGGGAAGCCGAGCTGGGTCAGGTCGGCCACCGCGTCGAGCGTCTCCTGGACCGGCATCTCCTCCAGCAGCGTCACCACGTGCACCGAGGCCATCGGCGAGCGCAGCAGCGCGGAGACACCCTCGCTCTGGGTCTTGATCGGGCCGACCTTGGCCAGCCGGGCGGTCTCCGCCGTGACGTTGAGGAAGCGGCCGATCCGCCCGGTCGGCGGGGCGTCCAGCACCACCGCGTCGTACGCCCGGCGGGACCCGACGGTGCGGGTGGTGGCCTCCTTGACCTTGCCGGTGAGCAGCACGTCGCGCAGGCCCGGGGCGATCGTGGTGGCGAAGTCGATCGCGCCGAGCTTGCGCAGCGCCCGGCCGGCCGCGCCGAGCTTGTAGAACATGTCCAGGTATTCGAGGAGCGCCTCCTCGGCGTCGACCGCCAGGGCCCGCACCTCACCGCCGCCGGGGGCGTCGGTGAGGTGCCGCTCCTTGTAGGGCAGCGGGTCGGTGTCGAAGAGCTGGGCGATGCCCTGCCGCCCCTCGACCTCGACCAGCAGGGTGCGTCGCCCCCCGGCGGCCAGTCCGAGGGCCAACGCGGCGGCCACGCTCGTCTTGCCCGTGCCGCCCTTGCCGGTCACCACGTGCAGGCGCCCCCGCCATCTGCCGGCGGACTCGGCCGGCTGCTCACTCGCTGCCACCCGTCGAGCCTAACCAGCCGCCGCGATCAGGCGACCTCGCAGACCCACCAACCCGTCTTCCGCACCACGGTGAAGCGCAGTTCCTGGTCGGCGACCTTCTCGTCGGCGGTGGTCATGGTGACCCGGGTGGAGACCGTGGCGCGGTCCCCGGTCTGGTTGTCGACCGTCGGGTTGGTCCAGCGGAACCGCGGGTTCTGGTACTGCCCGGCGTACTTCTGGACCTCGGCGACCTTGGCGGCGATCTTCTCCTCGTCGCGGGCCGCGGAGCAGACGAACGTGGCCGCCTTCTCGGCGTCCCGGTCCTGGTAGACGGCCTTGACGAAGCCGTCCACCGCCACCTGTGGCTCCTTCGCGCCCTGGCCGTCCTCGCCGTTGCGGAGGGCAAGGAAGGCGGCGGTGCCGCCGCCGCCGCAGAGCAGCACCGCCGCGGCCAGCACGATCGAGGCGATCAGCAGCGTCGGGCGCTTGCGCGGCGGCGCACCCGCGGGGTGCGGCGGGTGGCCGGGCGCGGGGCCCGGTGGGGTGCCGGTGGGCGGTGGCTGATGGGGCCCGGCCGGCGTGGCGCCGGTGGACGTGGGTGGTGGGAAGGGGTCGCCAGGCGTGCCGGTGGCGCCGCCGGCGGGTGGTTGGGTCATCGATCTCCCCCGGGTTGCGGCGCGCCCGTCGCCGCCCCAGGCGACGGGCACGGGGTCGAGGTGGTGGGCGTGCGACCGCGCGCGCCCAGTCCGAGAGGGTAGCGGTCGGCGGGCCGCTTGCCAGCCCCGCGTGGACGGCGTGCCGGACGTGAGAAAGCCATCGCGTTCCCGACCAGCCTTGTGTCGCATATGTGACTTAACGTAATCAATCATGCGCGTCCCGTTGTCGGGGCGGTCGCCGCGTCCTACGTTCGTCGCGACGCGGTGGCCGACTCGGGGGACTTCGGGCCGCCCGATGGTGCTTGTGAACAGGTATGACGCCCGGAGGCAGCGGATGCGCGACGCGGAGAACATTCCCCGAGCCCAGTTTCCCCTCGGCGACCGGGCGGCGCGGCCCGGCGACGCCGACGGCCCCGGCGCGGGCGCGTCGTTCAACGAGCGTTCCTACCGCCCCCCGGTCGAGGTGGTCCGTACGCTGGTCCGACCGGCCGGTCGCGGCCGGGACGAGGAGGAGCCCGGCTACGTCATCCACCTGCCGGTGCGGGTGCCCGACCTGGCGGCGGCCACCGCGCTCGCCAGCATCGTGGCCACCTCGCTGGGCTTCCTGGCCGAGTTGGACGCCGGGGAGACCACCGTCTCCACGGCCGACGACCAGAACAACCGGCACCGGGTCTTCTGCGACCTGCTGCTGGCCGACCGCAGCCGCTGCCCCCAACGCTACGAGCACCTGGGCCCCTGCGGCGAGCCGCCCGCCCCGGAGCAACGTCCCGCGACCGGCTGAGGTCGCCGGACCGTAGGCTGTGCCTGACCGAAGTCCAAGCCAGGCAAGGGAGCCTTCCTCCGATGCAGAAGTGGGAATACGCCACGGTTCCGCTGCTGGTCCACGCGACCAAGCAGATCCTCGACAACTGGGGCGAGGACGGCTGGGAGCTGGTCTCCGTGGTGCCCGGCCCGAACCCGGAGCAGCTCGTCGCGTACCTGAAGCGCCCGAAGGGCTGACGCCGTGAGCAACGGACCCCACGCGAAGCTCGCCGAACTCGGTCTCGACCTGCCCGAGGTGGTGCCGCCGGTGGCCAGCTACGTCCCGGCCGTCCAGTCCGGGCAGCACGTCTACGTCTCGGGTCAGCTCCCGATGGCCGAGGGCAAGCTGCTCGCCACCGGCAAGGTCGGCAACGGTGTCTCCGCCGAGCAGGCAAAGGATCTGGCGGAGCGGTGCGCGTTGAACGCGCTCGCCGCGATCGACGCGCTGGTCGGGCTGGAGAACGTGGTCAAGATCGTGAAACTGACCGGCTTCGTGGCGAGCGCGACCGGCTTCACCGGCCAGCCCGGCGTGATCAACGGCGCCTCCGACCTGCTCGGCGCCGTCTTCGGCGAGGCCGGCCGCCACGCCCGCAGCGCCGTGGGCGTGGCCGAACTCCCCCTCGACGCCCCCGTCGAGGTCGAGCTCATCGTCGAGGTCGCGTAACCCCTCCCCGCGATCTTGCAGGTTCCGCCCCGGCAGAAGCCCCGAACGAGGACAAACTCCGGGCCGGAAGTGCAAGATCGCGGGGGATGGCGGGTGGGGTCGTACGATCGCTGCCATGGGTGGGCGCGTGACCGGGGCCGCAGGAGCACTCGCGGAGGAGTTGCCGCGGTGGGTGTCGCTTCTTCGTGCGCCCAATCCGGGGCCGATGACGCTCGACGGGACCAACACCTGGGTGCTGCGGGCCGGCCCGGACGCGCCGGCCGTGGTGGTCGACCCGGGCCCGGCCGACGAGGGGCACCTGGCGGCGATCGCCGCGCACGGGCCGATCGGGCTGGTGCTGATCACGCACGGGCACCCGGACCACACCGAGGGCGCGCCCCGGCTCAGCGAACTGCTCGGCGGCACGCACGTGCTCGCCGCCGACCCGGCGCACACGATCGGCGGCGAGCCGCTGACCGCCGACACTCCGCTCGACGGAAGCATCGACATCCGGCTGCTCAAGACCCCCGGGCACACCGCCGACTCGGTCTGCTTCCTGGTCGAGCACGCCGGCGAGCGGGTGGTGCTGACCGGCGACACCATCCTCGGCCGGGGCACCACCGTGGTCGCCCACCCGGACGGGCACCTCGGGGACTACCTGTCGAGCCTGGAGCTGCTCTCGACGTACCGGGGGATCCCGGCGCTGCCCGGCCACGGCCCGGCGCTGGCCGACTGCGGCGCGGCGGCCGAGTTCTACCTGGCGCACCGGCGGGCCCGGCTCGACCAGGTGCGCGCCGCCGTGGCCGCCGGCGCGACCACCGCGCCCGAGGTGGTCGCCGTGGTCTACGCCGACGTCGACCGGTCGCTGTGGTGGGCCGCCGAGTGGTCGGTCCGCGCCCAGCTCGAACACCTCGGGGTGGAGCAGCCGTGACCTGCCCGGTGTGCGGGACCGTCGCCGTGCCCGGCGCGCGGTTCTGCCACAACTGCGGCGCGGCGCTGCCGGCCGCGGCCACGCTGCCGGCCGCCGAGCGCCGCGTGGTCACCGTGCTCTTCGGCGACCTCTCCGAGTTCACCTCCTGGTCGGAGGACCTGGACCCGGAGCGGGTCGGCGCGGTCACCGACCGGGTGCTCGCCGCCCTGGCCGGCGCGGTCAAGACGTTCGGCGGGCACGTCGACAAGCTCACCGGCGACGGGATCATGGCGGTCTTCGGCGCGCCGGTCGCGCACGAGGACGACGCCGAGCGGGCGGTCCGGGCGGCGCTGTCCATGCAGCGGGCCGTCCGCCGGGCGCTCGACGACGAGCGGGGCGGCGGCGCGCCGCTGGGCCTGCGGGTCGGGCTCAACACCGGGGACGTCATCGCCGGCATCCAGGCCGCGATCGAATACACGGTCATCGGCGACACGGTGAACACCGCAGCGCGGCTCGCCGACGCCGCCGCGGTCGGCGCGATCTACGCCGGCGCGCGGACCTCCACCGCGACCCGGCACGTCGCCTCCTGGCGGGCGCTGCGCCCGCTGCGGCTCAAGGGCAAGCGCGAGCCGGTCGAGGCGTACGAGCTGCTGGGCCTGCTGGACGCGCCGGGCACCCGGTCCGGTCTCGGCGACGAGGCGCCCTACGTGGGCCGGGAGACCGAGATCGGCCGGATGGCCGGCCGGCTCGCCGAGGTGATCGACCGGGGTGAGCCCCGGGTGCTGCTGATGACCGCCGAGGCGGGCATCGGCAAGTCCCGGTTCGCCGCCGAGGTGGAGCGGCTCGCCGCCGGCTACGACGTCGGCGCCGGCCGGTACGCGGCGCACACCGGCGCCCGGGTGCTCTCGGTCCGCTGCGCCGCGTTCGGCGAGCGGCGCCGGCTGGCGCCCCTGGCCGACCTGGTCCGCGCCGCGGTCGGCCTGCCCACCGACGCGGCGACCGCGGTCACCCGGGCCGCCGTCGAGGAGCGGCTGCGCCGCCTCGGCCAGCGCCTCGCCCGGCTCCCCGGCGACCCGCCGCCGATCGCCGTGGACCAGCTTCTGGCCCTGCTCGGGTACGCCGAGCTGCCCCCCGCCGCCGACAGTGTCGAGTGGAACGCCGCGGGCGCCCCGCCGGACGCCGAGGCGGTGCCGAACGCGGTCGCCGAACTGCTCAGCGCGCTGGCCGGCGAGGCGCCGCTGGTGATCGTGGTGGACGACCTGCACGACGCGACCGCCGAGACGGTCAAGGCGCTCGCGCTGACCCTCAACCGGCTCGCCGGGCCGGTGCTGGTGCTGCTGCTCGGCCGCCCCGAACTGGTGCGGACCGCTGGTGCGCTGACCCGGCTCGCCGACGCCGAGGTGCACGCGCTGCCACCGTTGCGCGGCGCCGACGCGGCGCGGCTGCTCACCAGCTATCTGGCCGGGGGCCGGCTGCCCCAGGCCGACGCCGACCGGCTGCTCGCCACCGCCCAGGGCAACCCGTTCTACCTGGCCGAACTGGTCACGCTGCTGATGGAGCGCGGCGCGCTGACCGCCGGCGCGGGCCGAGGTGCGGACGTGTCCTGGCGCCTGGCCCCCGGCTCGCTCGGCAGCCGGCTGCTCTCCCGGGACCTGGCGGCCGTCCTGGCGGCCCGCATCGACGCGCTGCCGCCGGACGCCCGCTCGGTGCTGCGCGACGCCGCGGTGGTCGGCG is part of the Micromonospora sp. WMMD980 genome and encodes:
- a CDS encoding transglycosylase domain-containing protein, which produces MRKRDHNVFTNAASLLICGLLAGVVVAAAAFPAVAMSGLAAKAGAETFGALPKELTVARAPQITNVYASDGKTPLATMYDENRKDVKLKDISPFMRKAIVAAEDHDFYKHNGVDLNGVARAFVNNQSAGSSQQGASTLTMQYVRLAISYSATHPADVVAATEDTSARKLREMSLALQVDKELSKDEILERYLNIAAFGNGAYGIFAASQVYFGKLPSKLDIQESAMLAGLVKAPTSFDPTTKAGYPEAVGRRDYVIQNMVQIGAINQAEADAAKKIKLVVKDKRTPNGCVQAATNSWGFFCDYFYRWWLQQETFGATSYDRERRLKSGGYTIVTSMDVQAQKAADKAVRNHLSESSKAARMVAVIEPGSGRVRAVAVNRKFKIDDPKNPQNKISSDPKKAKKKIRGNYPNTVNPLVTGGPGISGYQAGSTFKIFTLVAALERGYPLSYTINAPQQFKSDYPVEVNSPAACKGTNKYCPQNASKSMAGTHTMWSGFSFSVNTFFIDLQQRVGAENAVKAAQKLGISFRSSEDAKLAANPHQWGAFSLGVSQTTPLELANAYATLAADGKYCEPIPVQEIRGPDGNKLDIANPHCEQRVSTEVARAAVDAARCPVGDHSDTSKCGPSATAGNVRGIVKAPVAGKSGTTDGDKTSALVAMTKQYAVAGIMADPDWAQTTQKMLHNETPQGINPAVYETLRDAMKGKERKNFTPPDGKIVMGDQRSIPGVKCQSVDAAKSRISGAGFEPVVSSNKVPSECPAGTAAGTSPDGRTIKGGVVLIEVSSGQGAPKPGDATGPANPGNGRPGRRG
- a CDS encoding WhiB family transcriptional regulator; translated protein: MGMITDWPSLAACQNGDPDALFVQGAEQNVAKRICRSCPVRYECLADALDNRIEFGVWGGMTERERRALLRRHPQVTSWRKMFEAAMRKNAKEKAGKDKVLVTTAT
- a CDS encoding metallophosphoesterase, whose translation is MRKRTLFRLAAGTAAFGAATLAYASLVERNLFTLRRYDVPVLPTDAEPLRVLHLSDLHMMPNQRRKQDWVASLAALDPDLVVVTGDNMADPEAAPGVLRALQPLLDLPGAFVFGSNDYTGPVLKNPFAYFLPDREYTEGVPLPYEELRGILTGAGWADLNNARTTLKAGGREIELVGVDDPHIERDDYDAVAGPAGDSAALSIALAHSPEPAVLDRMAADGFGLLLAGHTHGGQVCVPGYGALVTNCGLPRSMARGLHRWPGSDSWLHVSAGLGTHPTAPIRFACRPEASILTLISR
- a CDS encoding helix-turn-helix domain-containing protein, producing the protein MALRCTFRCGGASSSNAWSVVVSHVDPRFGARLRTLRTDRGLSLRALGQLAHRGKSHLHDLETGVKAPTPETARHLDEILQAGGALVRLVDQPVDHDAEADELLARVRASDVSAETLSRIEAGVDDLASAYATTRPVDLLPAVRRHLAYVGRLLDGRGTVAQRRSLIVAGGWLTVLRATVHIDLQQRSAAGAHLAAAAKLADHGEHAEMQAWCLETRAWDHLTRGEHRPAIALAQQAQRVAPRGSSAHIQATAQEARGWARVGDVRLTRRALDRLERATANLAVPQRAEHHYRYDPTKALAYTATTLSWAGDPAAEQVARVVLAELDPRGDGGDRPRRSASARLDLALALVASDQPDEASAVAVEAIRSGRVVPSNWWRAREVLRRVEQTGASEVSTLREVYEAYRPAS
- a CDS encoding GatB/YqeY domain-containing protein; the encoded protein is MSTLKDRLTTDMRAALKARDELTTSTLRMALAAVGNAEVAGREKRELSDDEVLAVLTKEAKKRREAATAFADAGRAEQAGKETAEGEVLERYLPKQLSDDELAELVSGALAAGGFTGKAQMGPAMKAAQAAVAGRAEGGRVAAEVRRQLGL